The sequence GTCGTCGTGACCGTGCTGTTCGGGATCTACGGTTTCATCACGCTGCTCGATGCACCGAGTGAACTGCTCGCACCGGCGATCGGTACCCTCGTGGTAACGATCCTCGTCGTCGGTGCGCTGGCCACGCTCGGGTCGCGGTCCAAGCGCTGGCGAGAAAATCCCTACTGGTAACCGGTGTCGCTCTTCGGTCGCATTTTCACCACCGCAGTCGAAACCGCTCACCGACCGCGTCGTCCCTTCGTCTGCCGATAGTCACTCGCCATCAGCGACGCGAACGCCTCGAGCCACGCCTGCGTCTGCTCGTCGGTCTGTGCCCGCGGGTCGATCATCGGTACGAGTTCGAACCCTCGACCCCTGATCCGCTCGCCGTGGACGTCCGGCAACTCGAGTTCAGTGACCGGTCTCGTCGTGTACGTTCGGCCCAGTTCGGCGAGCGCCCGCTCGCCGACGGGGATCAGGATCTCCGGATTGAGCATTCGAATTTCGGCCTCGAGGAAGGGGTCGCAGGCGTCGACCTCCTCGTCGGTTGGCGGTCGCTCCGGGTGGCGACACCGCGTGAGCATCGTCACGTAGACGTTCTCGAGTTCGGGCCGCTCCGGCGGTGTGGTCGCGTCACAGAGTGCCAGCCGCTCGAGGAGTCGTCGAAGCGTGGTTCCCGCGTCCGTCTCTCCCCCATCCGACGACTGCGGCTCCGCGAGTGGAACCCCCACCTCGTCGGCCCCACGACTCGGTCGCTCCACGACGACGCAAAAGTCCGCCGTCACGTCGCCGTAGCCGTGGACGACCTGCGTGCGCGTCTCACAGAGTGCCGGACAGTTTCGACACTCTTCGTCCATCCCGTACGGATTCGACCGGGTAGGCTGACTCGAGTCCACACGCGAATCTGGTCGGGGACGATCAAAAGGAGTCGGTCCTGCAACGTGGCAGTGTCCGTCGTTACCGCTCCGGGGACACACTCTGTCGGTGGACGATTCCCGTGTTGTTGGCGACGTTCTCCGTAATCTCCCTGAACGCCTCGCCCGTGTCGACGTCTGCGAGGACGACCGGTTTTCCATCGTCGCCGCCCTCCCGCACGGCCGGGTCGAGCGGGACCGAGCCGAGGAACGGCAACTCGTGGGTCTCGGCGAACTCCTCGCCGCCGCCAGTGTCGAAGATGTCGTGGTGACTGCCACAGTCTGGACAGGCGAACGTCGACATGTTCTCGACGATGCCGAGGACGACCGTCTCGTGAGTCGCGAACATCTCGAGTCCCTTTCGGGCGTCGTCGAGTGCGACGTCCTGTGGGGTCGTAACGACGACGGCACCCGTCACGGGCATCGTCTGGAGCATCGTCAACTGGGTGTCACCGGTCCCCGGCGGCAGGTCGACGACGAGGTAATCCAGGTGCCCCCACTCGACGTCCTCGGTCAACTGCGTGATAACCTTGTGGACCATCGGGCCGCGCCAGATGACCGGATCGTCCTTGCCCGTGAGGAATGCCATGCTCATCAGCTTCACGCCGTACTTCTCCGGCGGCACGAGCGTCTCGTCTTCGGTCGCGCCCGGCGGCTCGTCGGCGTCGACCATCCGCGGGACGTTCGGCCCGTAGACGTCGGCGTCGAACAGCCCGACGCGCGCACCGAGTTGAGAAAGCCCTGCCGCGAGGTTGACCGCGACCGTCGACTTACCGACGCCACCTTTGCCCGACGCGACGGCGATGACGTTCTTGACGTTCGGCAACACCTGATCTTCTCCCGGCAGATCGTCGCGATCCGGAATGCTCGCCGTGAGGTCGGCTTCGAGGCCTGCTGCCTCGAGTTTACGACGGACTGCCGCGGCGATGTCGGACTCCGTTGGCGAGTACGGTGCCCCGAGTGCGAGGTCGACGCGGGCCGTCTCGTCGTCGACCGCGAGCTCGTTGATCAATCCGAGCGAGACGATGTCGTCACCGAGCTCCGGATCTTCGACCTCCCGAAGACGGTCTCGAACCGCGTTTTCATCCATGGTTACAGGGTACTGTCGGGCGTCGAAAAGGGTTGTGTTCGATTCACACCGCCTCATCTCAGCCACCACTCCCGACTCAGGCCTGAAAGTCGAACCGCGGCCCGCCGTAGGTCGGCGGATCGGGCTCGAGTTCGACACCCTGTTCGTAGCGAACGAAGTTCAGGTAATACGGACGGCCACAGCCCTCGATTTCGTTTCCATCGAGATCGGTGACGGGGTCGTCTTCGCCACACAGAAAGGCGATTCCGTCGGCGTCCTCGAGATCGTCGTCGCCCGGCCGGGCGTACTCCCAGCCAGCCTGCTGACGGGTCGTGACGGATCGGTCAGCGAGGTCCGGCGTGCGCTCGACGCTCGTGACGGCACCGCAGTGCGGGCAGGTGTAGCGTACGGTGACGGTTGCGGTGTCCTCGTCGGTCATCGCCCGTCCTAGGGTGGCGACGATCAAAAGTCCGGTCCCGAACGGGAAACTCGACGACCCGATCACCACCCTGCGGTCAGTCTCGCCTCGAGAACCTCGCAGCGAGCAGTGCCAGCGCCAGCGTGATCGCACCGACGGTAATCTGGACTCCGTACCCGGGGATACCGTCGGCCGGTTCGACTGCTGCCTCGAACGCGACAGTGTCGGAGTCGTCCGCATCGAGGCCCATCGACTGCGCGTCGGCGACCTCGTCATCGATCAGACGCTCGAGTTCGGTCTCGTCGGTGCCACGATCGCTGGTCGACGGCCCAGCACAGGACGGTGCTGGGGCTCAGGCGTAGGCGTCGAACTCCTTTCCGAAGACGAAGAAGTAGGCCGTCCCGACGATGCCGATCACTGCGGCGACGGTGAAGGCGAGTTCGGGGGTAGCGAACTCCCAGAGGGCACCGCCGAGGGCGGCACTGGGAATAACGATCGTGTTCCTGATGAGGTAGTACGCACCCGCCACG is a genomic window of Natrarchaeobaculum aegyptiacum containing:
- a CDS encoding uracil-DNA glycosylase gives rise to the protein MDEECRNCPALCETRTQVVHGYGDVTADFCVVVERPSRGADEVGVPLAEPQSSDGGETDAGTTLRRLLERLALCDATTPPERPELENVYVTMLTRCRHPERPPTDEEVDACDPFLEAEIRMLNPEILIPVGERALAELGRTYTTRPVTELELPDVHGERIRGRGFELVPMIDPRAQTDEQTQAWLEAFASLMASDYRQTKGRRGR
- a CDS encoding Mrp/NBP35 family ATP-binding protein, which gives rise to MDENAVRDRLREVEDPELGDDIVSLGLINELAVDDETARVDLALGAPYSPTESDIAAAVRRKLEAAGLEADLTASIPDRDDLPGEDQVLPNVKNVIAVASGKGGVGKSTVAVNLAAGLSQLGARVGLFDADVYGPNVPRMVDADEPPGATEDETLVPPEKYGVKLMSMAFLTGKDDPVIWRGPMVHKVITQLTEDVEWGHLDYLVVDLPPGTGDTQLTMLQTMPVTGAVVVTTPQDVALDDARKGLEMFATHETVVLGIVENMSTFACPDCGSHHDIFDTGGGEEFAETHELPFLGSVPLDPAVREGGDDGKPVVLADVDTGEAFREITENVANNTGIVHRQSVSPER